The region CAAATGCCGGATGAAACCCGTGTCTGAATATCTGGCCGGGCTTCTCGGCAAACCCGTCAAGCTGGCTCCTGCGGCGATCGGCCCTGAGGTCGCTTCTCTGGTGGAGTCTCTCGGTCCGGGCGAGGTCCTCATGCTCGAGAATACCCGTTTCCATAAGGAAGAGACTTCCAAAGACCCTGCCGAGCGGGAGAAGATGGCCAGGGAGCTTTCCTCCTTCGCCGATGTCTATATCAATGACGCCTTCGGAACGGCGCACCGCGCCCATGCATCAACGGAGACGATCGCGAAATTCGTTCCGGTTGCCGTGGCCGGATTTCTCATGGAGAAGGAAGTTGAGTATCTCGGCCAGGCCGTTTCCAGCCCGCGGAAGCCCTTCGTCCTGGTGCTGGGCGGGGCGAAAGTCTCCTCCAAGATCGGCGTGATCACGAATCTACTGGACAAGGTCGACGCGATTCTCGTCGGTGGCGGGATGGCCTACACCTTCCTGAAAGCAAAGGGTTTGCCCATCGGGAAGTCCATGGTGGAGAGCGACATGATTCCCACCGCCGCCGAAATCTTGAAAAAGGCGGCCGATGCGAAGGTCGAGATCCTCCTTCCGGAGGACCACATCGCCGTGGCTGAATTCAGCAATGATGCGGCGATCTCTACCGTTCCGAAGGATTCCTTCCCGGAAGACCTCCTGGGCGTTGACATCGGATCAAAGACCCTTGCCGAATACAAGGAAGTCCTGTCCAAGGCCAAGACGGTCATCTGGAACGGCCCCATGGGTGTTTTTGAAATGCCGAACTTTGCCACAGGAACGAAGGAAATTGCCAAGGCCCTTGCCGGAATTGACGCCATTACCGTGGTCGGCGGCGGCGATTCCGTATCGGCCCTCAAGCAGACGGGTCTGGAAGACAAGATGACCCACGTGTCCACCGGCGGCGGTGCTTCGCTCGAATATCTCGAACTCGGCCATCTCCCCGGAATCGATGCCCTCAATGATAAATAGTCAAAGGAGTTAGATAATGAGAAAAGCCCTCATCGCAGGAAACTGGAAAATGAACAAGACCGACCCCGAAGCCGTCGCCCTCGCCAAAGCCCTGGTTGCGGAAGTCGGACAGTATGATTCGTGTGACATCCTTCTTTGCCCGCCCTTCACTTCTCTAAAGTCCGTGGGGGAGGTGATCAAGGGAAGCAGGATCAAACTCGGCGCGCAGACGATGCATTGGGAAAAGTCCGGAGCCTTCACAGGGATGATCTCCGCGGACATGCTCAAGGCGCTGGGCTGCACGTATGTGATTATCGGACATTCGGAACAGCGGCAGTTCTTCGGGGAGACGGACGATACCGTCAACAGGAGGACCAGGGCCGTCCTGGCGAACGGCCTTCTCCCGATCGTCTGTGTCGGGGAATTCCTTGAACAGCGTGAGGCCGGAAAACACGAAGAGATCGTTAAAAACCAGGTTGTCAATGGGTTGAAGGGTCTGTCCAATGAAGAGATGAAAAACGTCGTGATTGCCTATGAGCCCGTCTGGGCAATCGGCACGGGAAAGACGGCCTCATCGCAGGATGCCGATGACATGCACGCCTGCATCCGTTCCACCGTTGAAAAGACCTGGAGCAGGGATGTGGCGGACGGCCTGGTCATTCAGTATGGCGGCAGCGTAAAGCCGGAAACGATCGATGAGCAGATGTCCATGCCCAACATCGACGGGGCCCTTGTTGGCGGGGCGGCACTGCAGGCCGATTCCTTCGCCCGCATCGTCAAGTTCCAGGCGAAGTAGTTCCATTTTTAGAGATCAAGAGAATATCAATATAAAACAATAGGCGGTCTCGGTGCGCGACGAAGCAGTGAGGCCGCCTATCATCAATCCAGATCGCGCTTTACTACTCACATCCCGGTCCTTCAATCCTCTCAATGCAATAACGGATGCGTTCACTCTTTATCCACGCTTGCGCCGGTTGCTGGAATCTCGCCGATCCTTCGCAGAAGCGGCGTCATGGACATTCCCTGCACGAAGATGGAAAAAGCGACCACCGCGAAGGTCACCGAGATGATTTCCTCCCGATTGGGCACCCAGGGCGGCAGCCCCACTGCCAGGGCAAGGGCCAGGGCACCGCGAAGACCGCCCCAGAACAGGACGAGTTGGTGCTTGCCCTGAACAAGAAGTTCAGAGCGGCCGAAGAGGGCGCAAAAAGGATAGACGGCAAACGC is a window of Syntrophus gentianae DNA encoding:
- a CDS encoding phosphoglycerate kinase, whose translation is MINKKTVKDVELKGKRIIMRVDFNVPMKEGAVQDDTRIRAALPTINYVLEQGPRYLILMSHLGDPKKDTAKAKEKAEKAGKEFDEQKFLDGKCRMKPVSEYLAGLLGKPVKLAPAAIGPEVASLVESLGPGEVLMLENTRFHKEETSKDPAEREKMARELSSFADVYINDAFGTAHRAHASTETIAKFVPVAVAGFLMEKEVEYLGQAVSSPRKPFVLVLGGAKVSSKIGVITNLLDKVDAILVGGGMAYTFLKAKGLPIGKSMVESDMIPTAAEILKKAADAKVEILLPEDHIAVAEFSNDAAISTVPKDSFPEDLLGVDIGSKTLAEYKEVLSKAKTVIWNGPMGVFEMPNFATGTKEIAKALAGIDAITVVGGGDSVSALKQTGLEDKMTHVSTGGGASLEYLELGHLPGIDALNDK
- the tpiA gene encoding triose-phosphate isomerase; amino-acid sequence: MRKALIAGNWKMNKTDPEAVALAKALVAEVGQYDSCDILLCPPFTSLKSVGEVIKGSRIKLGAQTMHWEKSGAFTGMISADMLKALGCTYVIIGHSEQRQFFGETDDTVNRRTRAVLANGLLPIVCVGEFLEQREAGKHEEIVKNQVVNGLKGLSNEEMKNVVIAYEPVWAIGTGKTASSQDADDMHACIRSTVEKTWSRDVADGLVIQYGGSVKPETIDEQMSMPNIDGALVGGAALQADSFARIVKFQAK